GCGCGGGAAGCCGGTCTCGACGTCGAGCGGTTCCTGGACGTCCAGGCCGCGCAGGTCCCGCCGGGCTGCGACGGCCTGATGGCGGTGCTGGACTGGCTCGCGCCCGTCGACGCGCCGCACCGCAAGGGAGCGTTCCTCGGCTTCGACGGGCGACAGGGCAGGTTCCACCTGTACCGCGCCGTGCTCGAAGCCATCGCGCTGACCATGCACGAGCACGCCACGACGATGGCCGCCGAACTCGGCACCCGGTTCGACCGGGTGCTGGTCTCCGGTGGTGGCGCGGGATCCGACGTGATGATGGGCATCGTCGCGGACGTGTTCGGCGTCCCCGCCGCTCGTCCCGCGGTGAACAACGCCGCCGGGCTCGGCGCCGCGCTGATCGCGGGAGTCGGCCTCGGCGTGCACTCCGACGTGGACGAGGCGACGCACGCGATGATCTCGGCCGACACCGGGTTCCGGCCCACGCCCGAGAACACCGAGCTGTACGCGCGCCAAGGCGCGGTGCACCGCGACATCACCCACCACACCGACGAGATCTTCCGCCGCTCCGCAAGGATCTTCGGCTGAGCCCCGAATTCCGCTGCACCCTGCCTCCGGCGCTCGGGGAAGTTCACGGAATACTCGATGCGGAGGCAGGGCGGCGAGCAGGCGCCCCCGTCCCGACGACGAGGGCGAACATGACGATCGAGCAGAACAGGGCATCGGCCCGGCGCCTCGTTGAAGGGCTGTCGACAGGCCGGCTCTCCGATGCCCTCGACGTCCTCGACGACGCGGCCGTGTGGACGGTGATGGCCGACCCGAGCTCGTTCCCGGTCTCCGGGAGCATGTCGAGGGCCGCCTTCATCGAGCACATGGAGCGCTTCCACGCATCGCTGCCCGACGCGATCAGCGTGACGGTGACGAACGTGATCGCGGATGAGGCCGGCGCCGCCGTCGAGGCGGTTTCACGCGCACGGTTGCACAACGGGAAGCACCTCGACCAGGCATATCATTTCGCGTTCGAGTTCAGGGACGCGAAAGTGGTGGCGGCCAGGGAGTACATCGACACGGCCCGTGCTCTCGCCGCGTTCTCCGAGTAACGCCGCGCTCCGCAGAACTCCCGACGTCAGCGGCTCACATGGCCCAGACGTCGGTGTTGGAGGAGGCGATGGCCGCCGCGCCCGCGCCCAGG
This window of the Saccharopolyspora gloriosae genome carries:
- a CDS encoding nuclear transport factor 2 family protein, coding for MTIEQNRASARRLVEGLSTGRLSDALDVLDDAAVWTVMADPSSFPVSGSMSRAAFIEHMERFHASLPDAISVTVTNVIADEAGAAVEAVSRARLHNGKHLDQAYHFAFEFRDAKVVAAREYIDTARALAAFSE